The window CCCAGGCTGATGCTGTCGGGCTTTGCCTTGGCGCGCGCGAGGTATTCGGCAAAGGTGCGGATGCCGGTGCCTGGGTTCACGACCAGGATCTGCGGATTCACCACGGCCTTGATCACGGGCGCGAAGGCTCGGCTGTCGTACGGCAGCTCGGGGAACAGGATGGCGTTGAGCGTCAGGCCTTCGCCCTGCTGCAGCAGCGTGTAGCCGTCGGCCGGCGCCTTGGCCACCTTGGCCGCGCCGATGGTGCCGCTCGCGCCGGCCACGTTCTCCACCACCACGGCCTGGCCCCAGAGCTGGCTCAACTTATCGGCCAGCGTGCGGGTGAGTTTGTCGGCACTGCCGCCGGCGGCCACCGGCACGACGATGCGCACGGTCTTGCTCGGGAAGTTGTCGGCCTCGCCGGCCTGGGCCAAGGGGATGTGCAGGCCGATGGCCGCCAGTGTGGCGGCGATGGCGCGGAGGAAGAAACGTTTGTGCATGGGAGGCAATAGAAGCGATCAAAGGATCGGTCGACTCTAGGCAGGCATGCACCCCGCGTGAACGAAGGAAAGCGCCTATCGATATGCGTTTTGTGCCGAAGCGCATAAGCATCCTCGTTTTGCTTCGTTGCGATCGGCGCGGCGCCGCCCTAGGCTAGGCAGCCCTTTGCAGCTTCGCACCCCATTCGGACCGCCCAACATGACCCAGACCGTCGTTCCCCTCGATTTCAGCGGCAGCGATGTCGCCAGCCGCCGCGCCGGCGCCGTCGGCGCTTTCCTCAACACCGCCCACCGACTGCTGCCGGATCCGCGCCATGCCAGCGCCGAACAATTGCGCGCCGTGGCCGATGCGCTCGTGCACCTGGGCCTGCGCACCGACCTGTTCCCGCCAGCGCATTTCCCGGTCGACGCCGACCATCCCGCCCAGGTCTACCGCCTGGCCGAAGACGTGCACGGCCACTACGCGCTGTACGTGTCGGCCGGCCTGGCGGGCAAGGCCCAGCCGCCGCACGACCACACCACCTGGGCCATCATCGCGGGCATCAGCGGCAACGAACGCAACGACGTGTATGCCCGACACAAGACCGACGACCCGGCACGCGACCGCCTGGCGCACCTGCGCACCGTGGACGTGGCGCCCGGCGCGGCGATCACGCTCGGCCCCGACGACGTGCACACCATCGAGCTCGTGGACGGCCAGGCCGGCCTGCACCTGCATTTCTACGGCCTGGCGCTCGACCGCCTGCTCGAACGCGTGGTGTTCGAGAGCAAGGCTGGCGGCACTTACCGCACCTTCTCGCCACCGGCGCTGATCAAACACCCGCTGACCACGCCGCAGGCACTGAAGGCCGCGCTGGCCGATGGCGAGGAGATCGCCGTGCTCGACGTGCGCGAAACCGGCGTCTTCACGCACCGCCACATCCTGCTCGTGGCCTCGGCGCCGCTGTGGCGACTCGAGTTGCTGATCGACCGCCTGGTGCCGCGCCGCAGCACCCGCGTCGTCCTCGTCGATGCCGATGAAGCCCTGGTGCACCAGGCCGCCGCCAAGCTGGTGAAGCTCGGCTGGCACAACGTCTCGGTGCTGGCCGGCGGCACCGACGCCTGGGCCGCCGCGGGTTACGAAATCTTCAGCGGCAGCAACGTGCCGAGCAAGGCCTTCGGCGAAGTCATCGAGCACGAGAAACACACGCCCTGGATCGACACCGAGGAACTGCAGCAACGCATCGCGCGCGGCGACAACATCGTGGTGGTCGACAGCCGCACGCCGGAGGAGTTCAAGGCCTTCAGCCTGCCCTTCGCGCACAGCCTGCCCGGCGCCGAGCTGGTCTACCGCATCGGCGAGATCGCGCCGGACCCCGAGACCTTCGTGGTCGTCAACTGCGCCGGCCGCACGCGCAGCATCGTCGGCGCGCAGACGCTGATCGACGCGGGCATTCCGAACAAAGTGGCCTCGCTGAAGGACGGCACCATGGCCTGGCTGCTGGCCGGCCGCGAACTGGCTTACGGCCGCAACGCCACATGGCCCGAGCCGACAGCGGCAACCCGCGACGCCGCACGCGCCCGTGCCGCGTCCGTGGCCGCGCGCGCCGGCGTGCAACGCATCGACGCCGCCACGCTCGCGCGCTTCGAATCCGAAGCCGGGGAGCGCAGCCTGTTCCGCTTCGACGTGCGCACGCGCGAGGAATACGAGGCCGGCCACCTGGAAGGCTGGCGCTGGGCGCCAGGCGGCCAGCTGGTGCAGGCCACCGACGAATACGCGGCCACGCGCCGCGCGCGCATCGTGCTGGCCGACTGGGACGGCGTGCGGGCGCTGACCACCGGCGCCTGGCTCGCCCAGCTCGGCCAGCACGAGGTGTTCGTTTTTTCACCCGCGACCACCAGCGTGCCGCCCACCCTCGTCACCGGCCCCGAGCCCGTGCGTGTGCTGCAGACGCGCACGCCGGCCGCGGCGATCGCGCCGATCCAGGCGGCCAGCCTGATCGACGCCGGCCGCGCCGTGGTCTTCGACGTGGACCGTCGCGCCGCCTTCGAGCGCCGCCACATCGCCGGCGCACGTTTCGCCGTGCCCGACCGGCTGCGTGAATTCACCGCCGACCTGCCCGCGGGCCAGACCGTGCTGATCACCTCGCCGGATGGTGTGCTGGCCGCCACCGTGGCCGCCGAACTCGCCCACCGCGGCGGACGCGACGTGCGCACCATTGTCGGAGGCACGGACGCCTGGGCCGCCGCCGGGCTGCCCACGGCCAGCGGCGCCGAGGGCGTGTTGACCGGCGACGACGACCATTGGTACAGCCCTTATGCCCACAGCGATCTCGCCTTGCGCGACGCCGGCTTCAAGCAGTACCTCGATTGGGAAATCGGCCTGGTGGCGCAATTGCAACGGGAGGGCGACGTGGGTATCCGGCTGGTGGCGGCGGCATGACGCTGCTGCCAAGCCGCCGCCAGGTGCTGGGCCTCGGCACTGCCGTGGCATTTGCCGCCCTCGTCAACCGCAACGCACTTGCCGCCGACAGCCGCCCGGTACGGCTCGTCCTGCCGCTGTCGCCCGGCGGCGCAATGGACGTGCTCGGCCGCGGGCTGGCGCAGCAACTCGGGACGCGGCTCGGCGTGAGCTTCATCGTCGAGAACCGCGCCGGGGCCGGCGGCAACATCGCCACCGAATTCGTGGCTGGCGAAAAGCCCGACGGCAACACCCTGCTGCTCACCGGCAACTCGCTCGTCGCCAACACCACGCTGTATGCGGGCCAGGTGCGCTACGACGCGCTGCGCAGCTTCGCGCCGGTCACCATCGTGGCCACCTCGCCGACCGTGATCGTGGTGCGCAACGACCAGCAACTGCCCGACTTGGCCGCGCTGCTGCGACAGGCGAGGACACGCGGCATCTCGGTCGGCACCTCGGGCCATGGGAATGGCAACCACATCGCGCTGGTGAAGATGCAGGCTGCCGCCGGTGGCGACATGCAGCACATCCCGTACAAGGGCGCGGGGCCGGCGGTCATCGGCCTGCTCGGTGGCGAGACGGACGCCGCCATCGTGGCCCTGCCGGCGGCCAGCGCCCATCTGCTGTCCGGCAAGCTGCGCGCACTTGCCGTGGTTGAGGAGCGCCGCAGCGCCACCGCGCCGCAGGTGCCGACCATCGCCGAGGCGGGCCTGCCTGTTCCCATCGACACTGGCTGGTTCGGCCTGCTGGCACCGGCCGGCACGCCGCCGGCCATCGTCGCCCGATGGCAGAAGGCCACGGCGGAGGCACTGGCCACGCCGTCGTTTCGCGACATGCTGGTCAAGCAAGGGTTCGACCCCGTGGGCAGCAGCACCCAGGCCTTCGTCGCGCAATTGGAGAGTGACGTGGCGCGCTTCCCGCCGCTGCTCAAAAGCATCGGCGCCCGGGTGGATTGACCCGGGCACCCCCAACGCATCGACCATCTGACCAACCATGCCCATCGCCGAACTTCGCCACGCCCGCATCCATTACGAGGTCTACGGACCAGCCAACGGCTTCCCGCTGCTGTTGCTCGCGCCAGGAGGTCTTCGCTCGCATGTGGGCCTGTGGCGCCACACCCATGAAGGCCTGCCACGGCCCTGGCCCGATCCGACCACCGTGTTCGCGCAGGACTACCGCGTGATCGCGATCGACCAGCGCAACGCCGGCCGCTCCACCGCCGACATCGGCCCGGACGACGGCTGGCACACCTATGCCGCCGACCACCTGGGCGTGCTGGATCACCTCGGCATCGACCGCTTCCACGTGCTCGGTGCCTGCATCGGCACTTCGTTCGCGTTGAAGCTCATCGAACTCGCACCCGAACGCGTGGCCTCGGCCGTACTGCAGCAGCCGATCGGCCTTACCGCGGCCAACGCGCCGCTGCGCCTGGAGTCGTTCGAGGTCTGGGCACGCGGCCTGCGACAACGCCAGCCCGGCTTGTCCGAAGCTCGCTTGCAAGCCCTGTTCCACCATCTGTTCGGCCAGAGCGACTTCGTGTACTGCGTGAGCCGCGACTTCGTGCGCCGCACCGGCACGCCGCTGCTGGTCCTGCCCGGCGACGACGTGCACCATCCGGTGGAGATCGCCGAAGAAATTGCGGCGCTGGCACCGCATGCCGAGGTATTGCCGCACTGGAAGGGTGCTGCGAACCGGCAGGCTTACATCGACGGCATCGGCAGCTTTCTGGCACGGGCCTCCCAACTTCAACACGCGTGAGAATCGACCCTCCATGGACCGCCATCCCTCCCACCTTGCCGCCACCATCCCAGCCACCACCGTCCGGGAATGGCTGAGCGACGGTGCCGAAATCGCCCTGCTCGACGTGCGCGAGGCCGGCCAGTTCGGCGAGGGCCATCCTTTCTTCGCCGTGCCGCTGCCCTACAGCCGGCTCGAGATCGACATCGCCGCGCTGGTGCCCCGCACTGCCACCCGCACCGTGCTGCTCGACGCCGGCAACGGCGTGGCCGAACGGGCTGCGGCAACGCTGGCCGCCCTGGGCTACAGCCAGGTTTTCGTGCTGGCCGGCGGTGCGCCCGGCTGGGCGGCGGCTGGCTACACCCTGTTCCAGGGCGTGAACCTGCCGAGCAAGACCTTCGGCGAACTGGTCGAGCATGCCTTTGCCACGCCGCACATCTCGGCGCAGGACCTCCTTGCGCGGCAGCAGGCCGGCGCCCCGCTGGTGCTGCTCGACGGCCGCACCTTCGAGGAACACCACAAGATGGCGATTCCCGGCGCCACTTCGGTGCCCAACGGCGAACTTGCGTTGCGCTGGCGCGCCCTGGTGCCCGACGCGACGACCGAGATCGTGATCCACTGCGCGGGCCGCACGCGCAGCATCATCGGCGCGCAGATCCTGCGCAGCCTCGGCGTTCCCAACCCGGTGCTGGCCCTGGAGAACGGCACCCAGGGCTGGGCGCTCGCGGGGCTGCAGCTGGAACATGGCAGCACCCGGCGCGACACGGGCCCGGTCGGCGCCGCCGCACAGGACCGCGCCGCCGCAGCCCGCGTGGCGGCCGAGGCCGGCGTGCCCACGTTGTCCGCGGCCCAGGCGCAGGCCTGGGTCGACGCGCCGGATCGCACCACCTATGTGCTCGACATCCGCAGCGCCGAGGAGTTCGCGGCCGGTAGCCTGGCCGGTGCACGTCACGCGCCAGGCGGACAGCTGCTGCAGGCCACCGACCAGACCATCGGCGTGCGCCAGAGCCGGGTGTTGCTGCTCGACGACGAGGCCGTGCGGGCCCCCGTGGTCGCGGCCTGGCTGCACCGGCTCGGCTTCGAGACGGCGGTGGTCGAAGGCGGCATCGGTGCAGCGCTGCGCCTGTCCGAAGCACCAAGCCACCCGGTTGCCGCGGCCGTGCCCGAGGTCAATCGCGACGCCCTCGCTGCCTGGGTCGCGCGACAGGCGCCGCTGCTGCTCGACCTGCAGCCGTCCATGGCCTACCGGCGCCAGCATGCGCAAGGCGCAGTGTGGTCCGTGCGCCCGCGCCTCGTGGCCGATGCGCAGGCGGCCGGCAAGCCGGCCCAGCCGGTGCTGCTGATCGCACCCACGGCGGCCGTCGCCCGCCTGGCCGCCATCGACCTGCATGAAGCCGGCTGGCGCGACGTGCGCTGGGTGTCACCCTCGACGTGGCTGGCCGCCGGCCTGCCCGTGGTGGCGACACCGGACCTGCCGAGCGATGCCGATGCCATCGACTACCTGTTCTTCGTGCACGACCGTCACGACGGCAACCTCGATGCGGCACGGCGCTACCTGGCCTGGGAGACCGGGCTGATCGCGCAGTGCGCGCCGGACGAACTGGCCGGTTTCCGGCTGCCGGCGCCGGATGACCGCGCCGTTTGAGGCTTCCAACCCCAGACGTGCGAAACCTCCGTTCGGGCTGAGCCAGTCGGAGTCATCGGCGGCGGCAAGCAGGCACTTCAACAAGCTCAGTGCGAACGGGCGGGGTTGTCGCGCAATAGGGGAATGTCAATGGCTGGCGGGATGCCGTGGGCAATATTGACCTCTAACGACGTCCGGCGCGCCCCTGGAAAGGGCCGACAATCGACGGCATCGCCAAATGGGTGCATGCCGTCGTCACCATGATCCGCCAGACCAGAAACCGTCAACCGCACTCGAAAGAACCCCCAGCCAGTCAGCCTGGTGAAACATGTCGCTGAGCCGCCTGCTCGGTTGCCTGGCCGCCTTGTTGGTGGTGGCCACCCTGGCGCTGGTGGGACGGGTGGTCGGCACCGAGTGGTCGTCGCTCGGCGCCTCGAACGCCAGTCTGCAGGCCGTGGACCAATTGCGGCTGGCCTTGGTGGCCGCCGAGATGATCTCGCGCGAGCGCGGGCCCGCCAATGGCGCGCTCGGGGGGCCTGCAGACGACCCGGCGTTGCGGCAGGCGCTCTCGGCGGCGCGGGCCCGCACCGACCAGGCGCTGGCGAATCTGCAGGCGGCGCTGCCCGTGGATGCCGGCCCGCCCGCCAGACGCGACGCGGCAGCGCGCGTGGCTGCCGCCGGCACGGCACTGGCCAGCGCACGCGCCGAGGTGGACCGCATCGTCGCACGGACCAGGGACGAACGCGCGCCGCAGGCCATTCGCGACGCCGTTTATGGCATGGTGGCCGTGGTACCCCGGCTGTCCGCCGTCACCAGCCTGGCCGCCGCCGAGGCGCAGCAGGCCTATCCCGCGCTGGGCGATACGGTGCAGCTCGCGCGGCTGTGCAGCGAACTGCGCGAAAACACCGGGCTGCTGGGCTCGCATTTCACCGCCGCGCTCGCACGGCAGCAGCCGTTCTCGCCCCTGGAGCGCCGCCTGATCGAGCAGACCCGCGGCCGCATCGACGAACTGCGCTTCCTGATGGGCATCCGCCTGGGCGCATCCGGCCAGCCGCAGGCGGTGCAACACGCCTGGCAGACGGTGGAATTGCGCTATTTCCAGAACATGACGCAATTGCTGGAGCGCGTGATCGCCGCCGGCGAAGGCGATGGGCGCTACGGCCTCGATCCCGCCGGCTTCGCTGCTTTGTATGTGCCCGAGATGAACACCATCCTCGGTTTGCGCGACGTGCTGCTCGCGCAGGCCAGGGAGGACGCCCAGACCGAACACCGGCGCGCCATGCGGGTGCTGGTCCTCGTGCTGACCGCATCGGGCGCCTTGCTGGCGGTGCTGGGCTTCGCGCTGCTGGTGGTGCACCGGCGCATCCTGCGCCCCTTGGTGCAGACCACCAACGCCCTGCGTGCGCTGGCCGACAGCCGAACCGAAGCGCCGCTGCCGTTGCAGTCGACCCATGAGGAAATGGCGGCGGTGATCGGTGCGGCCCGCGCGCTGCAGGTCCAGACCCGGCAGCGCGAGGCGCTGGAGCGCGAACGCGACGGCCTGATCGCCCAATTGCGCGAACAGTCGAACACCGACTTCCTCACCCACCTGCCGAACCGCCGCGCGTTCCTGGCCGCCGCCGAGGGCGTGCTCGCCCAGGCCAAGCGGCTGGGCTTCGACGTGGTGCTGGTCATGCTCGATGTCGACAACTTCAAGCAGCTCAACGACACCCTGGGCCACGCCTGCGGCGACCAGGCCCTGATCGCGGTGGCGAATGCCGTGCGGTCCGCGCTGCGGCTGGGCGATCTCGCGGCGCGCTTCGGCGGCGAGGAGTTCGTCGTCCTGCTGAGCCATTGCGACAGCGCACAGGGCATGCGCCTGGCCGAGCGCCTGCGCGAGCTGATCGGCGCCACACCTTTCGACTGCGGCACCGAAGCGCCGGTGCGCGTGACGGCCAGCCTCGGCGTCGCGGCCTCGGACACCCACGGCCCGGCGCTCGATCGGCTGCTGGCACAGGCCGACACAGCCATGTACCGGGCCAAGCAGGCCGGGCGCAACCAAGTGATCCTGGCCGAGCCTGCCGAAGCGCACTGACGGGCAACCGCGCCGCCTGGGCTGGCCAAGCGGGCCGGCCGCATATCGATATCTGGAAAACTTCGTTGCCTGGGTAGCCGGCCTGGCCAAAGATCGACCCTTCTGCTTTTGCCAAACGGGTCTGATTCCATGCGCCACCTTTCGCGACGTTCTTCCAACACAATCACCGCCATTTCACTTGCAGCCGGCGTGCTCGCATGGTCCGCCGGTCTGGCCCATGCCGACGCCACCCTGGACAAGATCAAGCAGCGCGGCAAGGTCAGCATCGGCGTGCTGGTCAACGGCGGGCCGTTCGGCTCGATCGATCCGGCCACCCAGCAGCTCATCGGCTGGAACCCCGAGCTCGCACGTGCGCTGGCCAAGGGGCTGGGCGTCGAGGCGGACCTGGTGCAGGTGCAGACGCCGAACCGCGTGCAGTTCCTGCAGGGCGGCAAGGTCGACCTGCTGATCGCCTCGATGGAGTTGAACCCCGACCGCGCCGAGATCCTGGGCTATGCCCCCACACCGTTCTACCGCGTGGGCGGCACCGCGGCCGTGCTCAAGACCAGCGGCATCACCAAGTGGGAAGACCTGCGCGGCAAACCGGTCTGCGTGTCGCAGGGCAGCAGCTTCGCCAAGCCGCTGGCCAGCGACTACGGCGCGGTAGTGCATGGCTACAAGTCGTCCTCCGACTCGCTGCTCGCGCTGCGCGGCGGCAACTGCGTGGCGGCCGTGCACGACTCGACGCTGATCCACCCGACGCTGCGCAACAACGCCGAATGGACGGCCTACGCCGCGCCGATTCCCACCGAACTGCTGGCCGCACCATCCGTGGTGTGGACACGCAAGGGCGAGCAGGACACGATCGCCGCCGTCGACAAGGTGATCCAGGACTGGCATCGCACGGGCTGGCTGATCGCCACCGAGAAACGCCTGGGCATCGAGCCGCCGCAGCCGCTGCTGCCTGAGCTGCAGGCCAAGTACAAGGCCGCGCCGTATTGAGGCTTCCAGGCTTCCAGGCTTCGAGACACGCAAGACCTCCGTTCGGGCTGAGCCTGTCGAAGCCCTTGGCGACGACAACCAGGCACTTCGACAAGCTCAGTGCGAACGGGCAGGGGCGTCCTTATCCGCACGGACCTAAGACTTCTTCTTCATGAAACTCACTCTCATCTCAAAGACCGCTTTGTTGCTCGCCCTCCTCGGTGCAATGGCCAGCACCGCCCATGCCGACGCCACGCTGGACAAGATCAAGCAACGCGGCAAACTCTCCGTCGGGGTCGATGCACCCGAGCCGCCGTTCGGCCTGCTCGACACCGCCACCGGCAAGGTAGGCGGCTTCCAGACGGACCTGGCGCGCGACATCGCCAGACGCCTCGGCGTGGAACTCGAGACCGTGCCGGTGCATGCCTCGACCCGGGTGCAGTTCCTGCAGGCCGGCAAGGTCGACCTGCTGATCGCCAACATCCAGTGGACGCAGGAGCGCAGCGAGATCCTGAGCTTCGCG of the Rhodoferax koreense genome contains:
- a CDS encoding rhodanese-like domain-containing protein: MTQTVVPLDFSGSDVASRRAGAVGAFLNTAHRLLPDPRHASAEQLRAVADALVHLGLRTDLFPPAHFPVDADHPAQVYRLAEDVHGHYALYVSAGLAGKAQPPHDHTTWAIIAGISGNERNDVYARHKTDDPARDRLAHLRTVDVAPGAAITLGPDDVHTIELVDGQAGLHLHFYGLALDRLLERVVFESKAGGTYRTFSPPALIKHPLTTPQALKAALADGEEIAVLDVRETGVFTHRHILLVASAPLWRLELLIDRLVPRRSTRVVLVDADEALVHQAAAKLVKLGWHNVSVLAGGTDAWAAAGYEIFSGSNVPSKAFGEVIEHEKHTPWIDTEELQQRIARGDNIVVVDSRTPEEFKAFSLPFAHSLPGAELVYRIGEIAPDPETFVVVNCAGRTRSIVGAQTLIDAGIPNKVASLKDGTMAWLLAGRELAYGRNATWPEPTAATRDAARARAASVAARAGVQRIDAATLARFESEAGERSLFRFDVRTREEYEAGHLEGWRWAPGGQLVQATDEYAATRRARIVLADWDGVRALTTGAWLAQLGQHEVFVFSPATTSVPPTLVTGPEPVRVLQTRTPAAAIAPIQAASLIDAGRAVVFDVDRRAAFERRHIAGARFAVPDRLREFTADLPAGQTVLITSPDGVLAATVAAELAHRGGRDVRTIVGGTDAWAAAGLPTASGAEGVLTGDDDHWYSPYAHSDLALRDAGFKQYLDWEIGLVAQLQREGDVGIRLVAAA
- a CDS encoding Bug family tripartite tricarboxylate transporter substrate binding protein, producing the protein MTLLPSRRQVLGLGTAVAFAALVNRNALAADSRPVRLVLPLSPGGAMDVLGRGLAQQLGTRLGVSFIVENRAGAGGNIATEFVAGEKPDGNTLLLTGNSLVANTTLYAGQVRYDALRSFAPVTIVATSPTVIVVRNDQQLPDLAALLRQARTRGISVGTSGHGNGNHIALVKMQAAAGGDMQHIPYKGAGPAVIGLLGGETDAAIVALPAASAHLLSGKLRALAVVEERRSATAPQVPTIAEAGLPVPIDTGWFGLLAPAGTPPAIVARWQKATAEALATPSFRDMLVKQGFDPVGSSTQAFVAQLESDVARFPPLLKSIGARVD
- a CDS encoding alpha/beta fold hydrolase, whose translation is MPIAELRHARIHYEVYGPANGFPLLLLAPGGLRSHVGLWRHTHEGLPRPWPDPTTVFAQDYRVIAIDQRNAGRSTADIGPDDGWHTYAADHLGVLDHLGIDRFHVLGACIGTSFALKLIELAPERVASAVLQQPIGLTAANAPLRLESFEVWARGLRQRQPGLSEARLQALFHHLFGQSDFVYCVSRDFVRRTGTPLLVLPGDDVHHPVEIAEEIAALAPHAEVLPHWKGAANRQAYIDGIGSFLARASQLQHA
- a CDS encoding rhodanese-like domain-containing protein — translated: MDRHPSHLAATIPATTVREWLSDGAEIALLDVREAGQFGEGHPFFAVPLPYSRLEIDIAALVPRTATRTVLLDAGNGVAERAAATLAALGYSQVFVLAGGAPGWAAAGYTLFQGVNLPSKTFGELVEHAFATPHISAQDLLARQQAGAPLVLLDGRTFEEHHKMAIPGATSVPNGELALRWRALVPDATTEIVIHCAGRTRSIIGAQILRSLGVPNPVLALENGTQGWALAGLQLEHGSTRRDTGPVGAAAQDRAAAARVAAEAGVPTLSAAQAQAWVDAPDRTTYVLDIRSAEEFAAGSLAGARHAPGGQLLQATDQTIGVRQSRVLLLDDEAVRAPVVAAWLHRLGFETAVVEGGIGAALRLSEAPSHPVAAAVPEVNRDALAAWVARQAPLLLDLQPSMAYRRQHAQGAVWSVRPRLVADAQAAGKPAQPVLLIAPTAAVARLAAIDLHEAGWRDVRWVSPSTWLAAGLPVVATPDLPSDADAIDYLFFVHDRHDGNLDAARRYLAWETGLIAQCAPDELAGFRLPAPDDRAV
- a CDS encoding GGDEF domain-containing protein, whose protein sequence is MSLSRLLGCLAALLVVATLALVGRVVGTEWSSLGASNASLQAVDQLRLALVAAEMISRERGPANGALGGPADDPALRQALSAARARTDQALANLQAALPVDAGPPARRDAAARVAAAGTALASARAEVDRIVARTRDERAPQAIRDAVYGMVAVVPRLSAVTSLAAAEAQQAYPALGDTVQLARLCSELRENTGLLGSHFTAALARQQPFSPLERRLIEQTRGRIDELRFLMGIRLGASGQPQAVQHAWQTVELRYFQNMTQLLERVIAAGEGDGRYGLDPAGFAALYVPEMNTILGLRDVLLAQAREDAQTEHRRAMRVLVLVLTASGALLAVLGFALLVVHRRILRPLVQTTNALRALADSRTEAPLPLQSTHEEMAAVIGAARALQVQTRQREALERERDGLIAQLREQSNTDFLTHLPNRRAFLAAAEGVLAQAKRLGFDVVLVMLDVDNFKQLNDTLGHACGDQALIAVANAVRSALRLGDLAARFGGEEFVVLLSHCDSAQGMRLAERLRELIGATPFDCGTEAPVRVTASLGVAASDTHGPALDRLLAQADTAMYRAKQAGRNQVILAEPAEAH
- a CDS encoding transporter substrate-binding domain-containing protein, which gives rise to MRHLSRRSSNTITAISLAAGVLAWSAGLAHADATLDKIKQRGKVSIGVLVNGGPFGSIDPATQQLIGWNPELARALAKGLGVEADLVQVQTPNRVQFLQGGKVDLLIASMELNPDRAEILGYAPTPFYRVGGTAAVLKTSGITKWEDLRGKPVCVSQGSSFAKPLASDYGAVVHGYKSSSDSLLALRGGNCVAAVHDSTLIHPTLRNNAEWTAYAAPIPTELLAAPSVVWTRKGEQDTIAAVDKVIQDWHRTGWLIATEKRLGIEPPQPLLPELQAKYKAAPY